A DNA window from Hordeum vulgare subsp. vulgare chromosome 1H, MorexV3_pseudomolecules_assembly, whole genome shotgun sequence contains the following coding sequences:
- the LOC123434210 gene encoding SH3 domain-containing protein 2-like, translating into MEAIRKQASKLREQVARQQQAVLKQFGGGYADSVFADEGEAQQHSKLEKLYISTRAAKHFQRDIVRGVEGYIVTGSKQVELGNKLCEDGKKYGVENTCTSGSTLSRAALSFAKARSLMEKERGNLLKAFGTQVAEPLRAMVMGAPLEDARHLAQRYDRMRQEAEAQAIEVSKRQMKLRETSGNGDMISRLEAAESKLQELKSNMGTLGKEAVAAMTAVEAQQQRLTLQRLIAMVESERSYHQRVLQILDQLEREMVAERQRIEGAPPPVIENSMPPPPSYEEVNGIFMRTPTVAELVETVEHFLAEAIQSYRAETETELNLATGDYIVVRKVSNNGWAEGECRGKAGWFPSEFIEKRDRVLASKVAQVF; encoded by the exons aTGGAGGCCATCCGGAAGCAGGCATCCAAGCTCCGAGAGCAGGTCGCCCGGCAGCAGCAG GCCGTGCTGAAGCAGTTCGGGGGCGGGTACGCGGACAGCGTGTTCGCGGACGAGGGCGAGGCGCAGCAGCACTCGAAGCTCGAGAAGCTCTACATCTCCACGCGCGCCGCCAAG CACTTCCAAAGGGATATAGTTCGTGGGGTCGAGGGCTACATCGTCACAGGCTCGAAGCAAGTCGAATTAG GCAATAAGTTATGTGAAGATGGCAAGAAGTATGGTGTTGAGAATACCTGTACCAGTGGGAGTACACTCTCGAGGGCGGCGTTGAGTTTCGCGAAGGCACGATCGTTGATGGAGAAGGAGCGGGGAAACCTGCTGAAAGCGTTTGGCACCCAG GTTGCAGAGCCACTGAGGGCTATGGTGATGGGAGCTCCTTTGGAAGATGCTCGTCACCTTGCCCAAAGATATGACAGAATGCGTCAAGAAGCTGAAGCACAG GCTATTGAAGTTTCAAAGCGCCAGATGAAATTAAGAGAGACATCTGGAAATGGTGATATGATTTCAAGGTTAGAGGCTGCTGAGTCGAAGCTGCAAGAGTTAAAATCAAATATGGGGACTCTAGGCAAAGAAGCTGTTGCAGCAATGACTGCTGTTGAAGCCCAACAACAAAGGCTGACATTACAACGACTTATCGCGATG GTTGAATCTGAGAGAAGTTACCACCAAAGGGTCCTACAGATTCTAGATCAACTTGAAAGAGAG ATGGTAGCTGAGCGCCAAAGAATTGAAGGAGCACCTCCTCCAGTCATTGAGAACTCTATGCCACCGCCACCTTCATATGAAGAAGTTAACGGTATATTCATGAGGACTCCAACAGTTGCCGAATTGGTGGAGACAGTGGAGCACTTCCTGGCTGAG GCGATCCAGTCATACCGAGCTGAGACTGAAACTGAGCTCAACCTGGCAACCGGTGACTACATAGTGGTCCGGAAG GTGTCAAACAATGGATGGGCTGAAGGTGAGTGCAGGGGGAAAGCTGGTTGGTTCCCTTCCGAGTTCATCGAAAAGCGGGACCGTGTACTGGCGAGCAAAGTCGCCCAGGTCTTCTAG
- the LOC123434226 gene encoding uncharacterized protein LOC123434226: MSCLSPTSLALPLQYPLLIPSRVRRLLGIPSNTMTSVAAAVALLRLPLARLSSHLRSLPAPPVPSARLRLSAPHRPLCSLLTGHGLAVAAVSEAVAAADEEEFEATEEQQEEEAPPSFVLPRLPRPKLDVKERKELASYAHGLGKKLKSQQVGKGGVTPNLVTAFTDNLESNELLKLKIHGNCPGELPDVIRQLEESTGSIAVDQIGRSVILYRPSSSKMKKREEVARNREEYARNNPRFGKSENAFEERPRNNSAGRRFVKSGSTFRTQQKRRPVASKGSSYSRG, translated from the exons ATGAGTTGCTTATCTCCTACCTCGCTCGCTCTGCCTCTGCAGTACCCCCTGCTTATCCCCTCCCGAGTCCGTCGCCTCCTCGGCATTCCGTCGAACACCATGACGAGCGTGGCGGCGGCGGTCGCCCTCCTCCGCCTCCCTCTCGCCCGCCTCTCCTCCCACCTCCGGTCCCTCCCTGCCCCTCCCGTCCCGTCCGCTCGCCTCCGCCTCTCCGCCCCCCACCGCCCTCTCTGCTCCCTCCTCACCGGCCACGGCCTCGCCGTAGCGGCCGTGTCCGAGGCGGTGGCCGCGGCGGACGAAGAAGAGTTCGAAGCgacggaggagcagcaggaggaggaggcgccccCCTCCTTCGTGCTCCCGCGGCTGCCGCGGCCGAAGCTCGACGTGAAGGAGCGGAAGGAGCTCGCCTCGTACGCGCACGGCCTCGGCAAGAAGCTCAAGTCGCAGCAGGTTGGGAAGGGCGGCGTGACGCCCAACCTCGTCACCGCCTTCACGGACAACCTTGAGTCCAACGAGCTCCTCAAG CTAAAAATTCATGGGAATTGCCCTGGAGAACTACCTGATGTGATACGACAACTTGAGGAGTCAACCGGATCCATTGCTGTCGACCAAATTGGCCGCTCAGTTATTCTATATAGGCCTAGCTCCAGCAAGatgaaaaagagggaagaagttgcTAGAAACAGGGAAGAGTATGCAAGAAACAATCCGAGGTTTGGAAAATCTGAAAATGCATTTGAAGAACGTCCTAGGAACAACAGCGCAGGCAGGAGGTTCGTAAAATCTGGGTCGACATTTAGGACTCAACAGAAGCGAAGACCGGTAGCATCCAAGGGGTCGTCATACAGCCGAGGGTAG